The Engystomops pustulosus chromosome 1, aEngPut4.maternal, whole genome shotgun sequence genome has a window encoding:
- the EXOSC3 gene encoding exosome complex component RRP40: protein MLSVPVQDVLGEVVLPGDVLLLPAQAADAPLSLSVASSVTKRMRVVCGPGLTRQGEDLQVTKCGLLRHREPAVYWVDSHQKRYVPVKGDHVIGIVTMKSGDLFKLDVAGSDQASLSFLAFEGATKKNRPNVKVGDLVYGQFIVANKDMEPELACIDGSGKANGMGVIGQDGFMFKVSLGLVRKLLTPQNDIIQELMNVFPMELVIGMNGRIWIKAKTIQQTLIVANILEACEYLTTAQRKQVFAKFSDNVQ, encoded by the exons ATGCTGTCTGTACCGGTGCAGGATGTGCTGGGTGAGGTTGTCTTACCGGGAGACGTGCTCCTGCTGCCGGCGCAGGCTGCGGACGCCCCGCTCTCCCTGTCAGTCGCCTCCAGCGTTACTAAGCGGATGCGAGTGGTCTGTGGCCCGGGGCTGACGCGCCAGGGAGAGGACCTGCAGGTGACCAAATGCGGGCTCCTGAGACACCGGGAGCCGGCCGTGTACTGGGTGGACTCGCATCAGAAGAGG TATGTTCCAGTAAAGGGGGACCATGTCATTGGAATTGTCACTATGAAGTCTGGCGATCTCTTCAAGCTTGACGTTGCAGGCAGTGATCAAGCATCATTATCGTTTTTGGCCTTTGAAGGTGCAACTAAGAAGAACAGACCAAATGTGAAG GTTGGAGATTTAGTCTACGGACAATTCATTGTTGCCAATAAAGACATGGAGCCCGAGCTGGCATGCATAGATGGCTCTGGGAAAGCAAATGGAATGGGAGTCATTGGACAGGATGGATTTATGTTTAAGGTTTCTTTGGGACTTGTAAGAAA gcttTTAACCCCTCAAAATGACATTATTCAAGAACTCATGAATGTTTTCCCAATGGAGTTGGTCATTGGCATGAATGGAAGAATTTGGATTAAGGCTAAAACCATCCAACAGACTTTGATTGTAGCCAATATCTTGGAAGCTTGTGAATACTTAACCACAGCACAGAGGAAACAAGTCTTTGCTAAATTTTCTGATAATGTACAATGA